A window of Aquitalea denitrificans contains these coding sequences:
- a CDS encoding putative selenate ABC transporter substrate-binding protein, translating to MKTLKLTLATALLAVSALASAEEAVLKVSAIPDEAPTELQRKFAPLGQYLEKELGMKVQFVPVTDYAAVVTALNSDKIDMAWLGGFTFVQASLHGKVVPLVQREEDSKFTSKFIVNAAVGAKSLKDLKGKSFAFGSASSTSGHLMPRYFLQKEGIKPETFFKNVAYSGAHDATVAWVASGKVDAGALNASVWDKLVASGKVDSSKVKLLATSPTFYDYNWTVRGNLDKKLQARITAAFLKLDAKNPEQKAILELQRASRFIPTKADNYKGIEAAAEAAGLLK from the coding sequence ATGAAAACCCTCAAACTCACGCTGGCCACGGCATTGCTGGCCGTCTCCGCCCTGGCCTCGGCCGAAGAAGCCGTGCTGAAAGTCTCCGCCATTCCGGATGAAGCCCCGACCGAGTTGCAGCGCAAGTTTGCCCCGCTAGGCCAGTATCTGGAAAAAGAGTTGGGCATGAAGGTGCAGTTTGTGCCGGTGACCGACTACGCCGCGGTGGTGACCGCACTCAATAGCGACAAGATCGACATGGCCTGGCTGGGTGGCTTTACCTTTGTGCAGGCCAGCCTGCATGGCAAGGTGGTGCCGCTGGTACAGCGCGAGGAAGACAGCAAGTTCACCTCCAAATTCATCGTCAATGCCGCCGTGGGCGCCAAGTCGCTGAAGGATCTCAAGGGCAAGAGCTTTGCCTTTGGCTCGGCCTCCTCCACTTCGGGCCACCTGATGCCGCGTTACTTCCTGCAAAAGGAAGGCATCAAACCGGAAACCTTCTTCAAGAATGTAGCTTACTCCGGCGCGCATGACGCCACCGTGGCCTGGGTGGCCTCCGGCAAGGTGGATGCCGGTGCGCTCAATGCCTCGGTATGGGACAAGCTGGTAGCAAGTGGCAAGGTAGACAGCAGCAAGGTGAAACTGCTGGCCACCAGCCCAACCTTCTACGACTACAACTGGACAGTGCGCGGCAATCTGGACAAGAAGCTGCAGGCACGCATTACCGCCGCCTTCCTCAAGCTGGATGCCAAGAACCCGGAACAGAAAGCCATCCTGGAGCTGCAACGCGCCAGCCGCTTCATTCCCACCAAGGCTGACAACTACAAGGGCATCGAGGCAGCAGCTGAAGCGGCAGGCCTGCTCAAGTGA
- a CDS encoding phosphonate ABC transporter ATP-binding protein, which yields MSLLFDGVSLQLGGVDVLRDIRLELAGGEQAALIGPSGAGKTSLLLLAATRYRPSQGSLSVLGDNPWHLSARWLRRLRSRIGMVYQAAPLPARQRVIHSVAAGKLGQYGGLAALTRLLWPNDGAAVQDCLQRLALADKLWQRCDQLSGGQRQRVGIARVLYQQADLLLADEPVAALDPRLAEDTISLLVAEAHARQASLLVSLHSVELALAHFPRIIGVRDGQIMFDLPREQVHPGVVSALYAGERLAEPAATPPAASVSQGLRC from the coding sequence GTGAGCCTGCTGTTTGACGGTGTCAGCCTGCAGCTAGGCGGCGTGGATGTGCTGCGCGACATCAGGCTGGAGCTGGCCGGCGGCGAACAGGCAGCGCTGATCGGCCCTTCCGGGGCCGGCAAAACCTCCCTGCTGCTGCTGGCCGCCACGCGCTACCGCCCAAGCCAGGGCAGCCTGAGCGTGCTGGGTGACAACCCATGGCATTTGTCGGCACGCTGGCTGCGGCGGCTGCGCAGCCGCATCGGCATGGTCTACCAGGCAGCCCCGCTGCCAGCCCGCCAGCGGGTGATCCACAGCGTGGCAGCCGGCAAGCTGGGCCAATATGGCGGCCTGGCCGCCCTGACCCGCCTGCTGTGGCCGAATGACGGCGCGGCAGTGCAGGATTGCCTGCAGCGGCTAGCGCTGGCCGACAAGCTATGGCAACGCTGTGATCAGTTGTCCGGTGGCCAACGCCAGCGGGTCGGCATTGCCCGCGTGCTGTATCAGCAGGCCGATCTGCTGCTTGCGGATGAGCCGGTGGCCGCGCTGGACCCCAGGCTGGCGGAAGACACCATCAGCCTGCTGGTGGCAGAAGCCCACGCACGCCAGGCCAGCCTGCTGGTCAGCCTGCATTCGGTGGAACTGGCGCTGGCCCATTTCCCGCGCATCATCGGGGTGCGTGATGGCCAGATCATGTTTGATCTGCCACGCGAGCAGGTTCATCCCGGTGTGGTAAGCGCGCTCTATGCCGGCGAAAGGCTGGCCGAGCCGGCAGCTACGCCACCGGCAGCCAGCGTCAGCCAGGGCTTGCGATGCTGA
- the lgt gene encoding prolipoprotein diacylglyceryl transferase, giving the protein MIVHPQFDPVAIHLGPLAIHWYGLMYLLGFGLFLLLGNYRIRQGHAFLTSKLLDDLLMYGVLGVVIGGRLGEVLFYEPGYYFSHPAEIFMVWKGGMSFHGGFLGVLVGMALFARKQQRSFWELTDFIAPLVPLGLAAGRIGNFINGELWGRVASPDLPWAMLFPSARANDLAEGQTSSDLLNMLMQYGALPRHPSQLYEFLLEGIALFAVLWIYSSKPRARGQVSAVFLIGYGLARFVSEFFRNPDAGIFGQSYTISMGQWLSLPMIVIGVVLLVWFGKRQQR; this is encoded by the coding sequence ATGATCGTTCATCCGCAGTTCGACCCCGTCGCCATTCACCTGGGCCCGCTGGCCATTCACTGGTATGGCTTGATGTACCTGCTGGGCTTTGGCCTGTTCCTGTTGCTGGGCAATTACCGCATCCGCCAAGGCCATGCTTTTCTCACCTCAAAACTGCTGGACGACCTGCTGATGTATGGCGTGCTGGGCGTGGTGATTGGCGGACGCCTGGGTGAAGTGCTGTTTTACGAACCCGGCTACTACTTCAGCCACCCGGCGGAAATCTTCATGGTATGGAAGGGTGGCATGTCCTTCCACGGTGGTTTCCTCGGTGTGCTGGTGGGCATGGCCTTGTTTGCCCGCAAGCAGCAACGCAGTTTCTGGGAGCTGACCGACTTCATCGCCCCGCTGGTGCCGCTGGGTCTGGCCGCCGGGCGTATCGGCAACTTCATCAATGGCGAGCTGTGGGGCCGGGTAGCCAGCCCTGACCTGCCCTGGGCGATGCTGTTTCCTTCCGCCAGGGCCAATGATCTGGCCGAGGGCCAGACATCATCCGATCTGTTGAACATGCTGATGCAGTACGGCGCGCTGCCGCGTCACCCCTCGCAGCTGTATGAGTTTTTGCTGGAAGGCATCGCCCTGTTTGCCGTGCTGTGGATCTACAGCAGCAAGCCGCGTGCGCGGGGGCAGGTGTCAGCGGTGTTCCTGATCGGTTACGGTCTGGCACGCTTTGTCAGCGAGTTTTTCCGCAATCCGGATGCCGGCATCTTCGGCCAGTCCTACACCATCAGCATGGGCCAGTGGCTGAGCCTGCCGATGATTGTTATCGGCGTGGTGTTGCTGGTCTGGTTCGGCAAACGCCAGCAGCGCTAG
- a CDS encoding ABC transporter substrate-binding protein produces the protein MKTPSLLLALTLLGTAGHALADRLDDIKKTGVLRVAAFDSNPPFGFLDAKTHQISGLDVEVAQAIAKKLQVKLELVPTNPANRIPLLVAGKADLVAANFTVTDERKKQVDFSLPYFASGQQFIARKGSLSKPEQLAGLRVGVDKGTTQEIYLREKYSKTTVVAYDDTPLAFTALRNGNVQAISQDGSKLAALLANAPDKAKYELAPFTLTREYQAIGLPKGEARLTKVVNDTLLELEKSGQARKIYDRWFGPSTKAPLPRDFKIGDAV, from the coding sequence ATGAAAACCCCTTCCCTGCTACTGGCGCTCACCCTGCTGGGCACTGCCGGCCATGCCCTGGCCGATCGCCTGGACGATATCAAGAAAACTGGCGTACTGCGCGTGGCAGCCTTCGACAGCAACCCGCCGTTTGGCTTTCTGGATGCCAAGACCCACCAGATCAGCGGTCTGGATGTAGAAGTCGCCCAGGCCATTGCCAAGAAACTCCAGGTCAAGCTGGAGCTGGTGCCCACCAATCCGGCCAATCGCATTCCGCTGCTGGTGGCGGGCAAGGCCGACCTGGTGGCCGCCAACTTCACCGTCACCGATGAGCGCAAGAAGCAGGTGGACTTCAGCCTGCCCTACTTTGCTTCCGGTCAGCAGTTCATCGCTCGCAAAGGCAGCCTGAGCAAGCCGGAACAACTGGCAGGCCTGCGCGTGGGCGTGGACAAGGGCACCACCCAGGAAATCTATCTGCGCGAGAAATACAGCAAGACCACGGTAGTGGCCTACGACGACACCCCGCTGGCCTTCACCGCACTGCGCAATGGCAATGTGCAGGCCATCTCGCAGGACGGCTCCAAGCTGGCAGCACTGCTGGCCAATGCGCCGGATAAGGCCAAGTACGAGCTGGCACCGTTTACCCTCACCCGCGAATACCAGGCCATCGGTCTGCCCAAGGGCGAAGCCCGTCTGACCAAGGTGGTGAACGACACGCTGCTGGAGCTGGAAAAATCCGGCCAAGCACGCAAGATCTATGACCGCTGGTTTGGCCCCAGTACCAAGGCACCGCTGCCGCGTGATTTCAAGATCGGCGACGCCGTCTGA
- a CDS encoding amino acid ABC transporter permease produces MMLTLLQDNLDYLLWGNLVHGQPGGLLLTVGISLAAGVLATLGGLAGGIALTMGGPRLKRSLTLLVQLLRAIPVLMLIFWCYFLLPILFGIDIPGVLTVIAALALINAAYLSQSVLAGIEGIGKGQWLAGAALGMTRWQTLRYVILPPALRHMLPSFVNQWITLLKDSSLAYVVGVAEFTFVATQINNREQVYPLQIFGIVALAYLLLCATLEWTGRRLMAAEP; encoded by the coding sequence ATGATGCTGACCTTGCTGCAAGACAATCTGGACTATCTGCTATGGGGTAATCTGGTGCATGGCCAGCCGGGTGGACTGCTGCTCACCGTTGGCATCAGCCTGGCTGCCGGCGTGCTGGCCACGCTGGGCGGCCTGGCCGGTGGTATTGCCCTCACCATGGGCGGCCCGCGCCTGAAGCGCAGCCTGACCCTGCTGGTGCAGCTACTGCGTGCCATCCCGGTGCTGATGCTGATTTTCTGGTGCTACTTTTTGCTGCCCATCCTGTTTGGCATCGACATCCCCGGCGTACTGACGGTGATTGCCGCTCTGGCGCTGATCAATGCCGCCTATCTGAGCCAGTCGGTGCTGGCCGGAATTGAGGGCATAGGCAAGGGTCAATGGCTGGCTGGTGCGGCACTGGGCATGACGCGCTGGCAGACGCTGCGTTACGTCATCCTGCCGCCGGCCTTGCGCCATATGCTGCCCTCCTTCGTCAACCAGTGGATCACCCTGCTGAAAGACAGCTCGCTGGCGTATGTGGTTGGTGTAGCCGAATTCACCTTTGTTGCCACCCAGATCAACAACCGCGAGCAGGTTTACCCCTTGCAGATATTCGGCATTGTCGCCCTTGCCTACCTGCTGCTGTGCGCCACGCTGGAATGGACCGGACGCCGGCTGATGGCAGCTGAGCCCTGA
- a CDS encoding amino acid ABC transporter permease — MTPPSWLGQGWLAPHYLGWLLHGAAMTAALALCVSLAATLLGILLCAAQDSRQRWLRWPARLFCSLHRNTPLLVQVLLWYFGAGGLLPDAAMQWLNTPHQWALPLGFSLGWPPFEWLAAWLALSLYSACFISAELAAGLNTVARGQRLAARALGMTEWQIFRYIVLPQALRVIRQPLLGQYTAVIKNTSLTMAIGVAELSYTSRQVESETLLAFQAFAVATALYLLLVIATQLAGSRHAAEGRIR, encoded by the coding sequence ATGACTCCACCCTCCTGGCTGGGACAAGGCTGGCTGGCTCCGCATTATCTGGGCTGGCTGCTGCATGGTGCCGCCATGACTGCCGCACTGGCACTGTGTGTCAGTCTGGCAGCCACTCTGCTGGGCATCCTGCTGTGCGCAGCACAGGATAGCCGGCAACGCTGGCTGCGATGGCCTGCCCGTCTGTTTTGCAGCCTGCATCGCAACACGCCGCTGCTGGTGCAGGTCTTGCTATGGTATTTCGGGGCTGGCGGCTTGCTGCCGGATGCCGCCATGCAATGGCTGAACACCCCGCATCAATGGGCACTGCCACTGGGCTTCAGCCTGGGCTGGCCCCCTTTCGAATGGCTGGCCGCCTGGCTGGCGCTGTCGCTGTATTCGGCCTGTTTCATCAGCGCCGAACTGGCCGCCGGGCTAAATACCGTGGCCCGCGGGCAAAGGCTGGCGGCGCGCGCCCTGGGCATGACGGAGTGGCAGATCTTCCGCTACATCGTGCTGCCACAAGCGCTGCGGGTGATTCGCCAGCCGCTGCTGGGCCAGTACACCGCGGTGATCAAGAACACCTCGCTGACCATGGCCATTGGCGTGGCGGAGCTGTCCTATACCTCGCGTCAGGTGGAAAGCGAAACCCTGCTGGCCTTTCAAGCCTTTGCCGTGGCCACTGCGCTCTACCTGTTGCTGGTGATCGCCACCCAGCTGGCCGGTAGCCGGCACGCCGCCGAGGGCCGTATCCGATGA
- the phnE gene encoding phosphonate ABC transporter, permease protein PhnE — MLTPHPRDPARWPRLFTLLLCLALLAPSFSLTQFNPATLANPDSWRTMAGFVAGFFPLSTQGSFLLDVARETITTLASATAGIALAMLLGAPLAFVTSRALDRQALAVESALAGIELLKSLLRGLMVILRGIPEIVWALLFVRAAGLGSLPAVLAIGLAYGGMLGKVYAEILESQPRELAGALHLQGASRWQCLLYGLWPQALPELVSYSVYRWECAIRASAVMGFVGAGGVGQLLDTSLKMLNGGEVSTLLLVFLLLVSLSEGISLLSRHALERPHGGLYLLGSGLLAVVASVLWLLPGWRDSGFDLSAIARFSHDFFPPDGNMLAELAHGTLETLAMSALGTVLAFAVAAVLAMPAAGRFGSAAKWASRLLLNLLRGVPDLLWASIAVLAVGLGPAAGVLALALHTAGVLGRLFAETLENADHAPELALRQAGASRVLAFAYGLLPTVFSQWVAYTLYRWENNIRIATVLGIVGAGGLGQQLYLALSLFQQHRAASLIIAMLLLSWAVEQLSRAWRRQMD; from the coding sequence ATGCTGACCCCCCATCCACGCGATCCGGCCCGCTGGCCGCGCTTGTTCACCCTGCTGCTGTGCCTGGCCTTGCTGGCACCCAGCTTCAGCCTGACCCAGTTCAATCCCGCCACGCTGGCCAATCCCGATAGCTGGCGCACCATGGCCGGTTTTGTCGCCGGCTTTTTCCCGCTATCCACCCAAGGCAGTTTTCTGCTGGATGTGGCACGCGAAACCATCACCACGCTGGCCAGTGCCACCGCCGGTATTGCGCTGGCCATGCTGCTGGGCGCACCGCTGGCCTTTGTCACCAGCCGTGCGCTGGATCGCCAGGCGCTGGCGGTCGAATCGGCGCTGGCGGGTATCGAACTGCTCAAATCACTGCTGCGCGGACTGATGGTGATCTTGCGCGGCATTCCGGAAATCGTCTGGGCACTGCTGTTTGTGCGGGCTGCGGGCCTGGGCAGCCTGCCGGCGGTGCTGGCCATCGGTCTGGCCTATGGCGGCATGCTGGGCAAGGTGTATGCCGAGATTCTGGAATCCCAGCCGCGCGAACTGGCTGGCGCACTGCATCTGCAAGGTGCCAGCCGCTGGCAGTGCCTGCTGTATGGCCTGTGGCCGCAAGCCCTCCCCGAACTGGTCAGCTACAGCGTTTACCGCTGGGAATGCGCCATCCGCGCCTCGGCGGTGATGGGTTTTGTTGGTGCTGGAGGCGTGGGCCAGTTACTGGACACCAGCCTGAAAATGCTCAATGGCGGCGAAGTCAGCACCCTGCTCTTGGTTTTCCTGTTGCTGGTGAGCCTGAGCGAAGGCATCAGCCTGCTGTCGCGCCATGCGCTGGAGCGTCCGCATGGTGGCCTGTACCTGCTGGGCAGCGGCCTGCTGGCGGTGGTGGCCAGCGTGCTGTGGCTGCTGCCGGGCTGGCGCGACAGCGGCTTTGATCTGTCCGCCATTGCACGCTTCAGCCATGACTTTTTCCCGCCGGATGGCAACATGCTGGCCGAGCTGGCCCATGGCACGCTGGAAACGCTGGCCATGTCGGCACTGGGTACGGTACTGGCTTTTGCTGTGGCGGCGGTACTGGCGATGCCGGCTGCCGGGCGCTTTGGCAGTGCCGCCAAATGGGCTAGCCGTCTGCTGCTTAACCTGCTGCGCGGGGTGCCGGATCTGCTATGGGCCTCGATAGCGGTGCTGGCTGTCGGGCTGGGCCCGGCTGCCGGGGTGCTGGCGCTGGCCTTGCACACTGCCGGCGTGCTGGGGCGGCTGTTTGCCGAGACGCTGGAAAATGCCGATCACGCGCCAGAACTGGCCCTGCGCCAGGCCGGGGCCAGCCGGGTGCTGGCTTTTGCCTACGGCCTGCTGCCGACGGTATTTAGCCAATGGGTGGCCTATACCCTGTACCGCTGGGAAAACAATATCCGCATTGCTACAGTGCTGGGCATTGTCGGGGCCGGCGGGCTGGGGCAGCAGCTTTATCTGGCCTTGTCTCTCTTCCAGCAGCACCGGGCTGCCAGCCTGATCATCGCCATGCTGCTACTGTCGTGGGCAGTGGAACAACTCAGCCGTGCCTGGCGACGGCAGATGGACTGA
- the yfcF gene encoding glutathione transferase: MPSTSSLQLTVDAQYCSPYAMSVYVALLEKQLPFTLSTLDLDAGANHAPAYAASSLTARVPALQHGDFVLSESSAITEYLDELFPDPALYPPSPQDRARARQIQAWLRSDLLPLRQERDTLVVFYRPIRCPLSDAARRAAHKLLRVAEQALPAGADYLFGQWSIVDVDLALMLNRLRLNGDPMPQRLADYAALQWQRTSVQRWLDLPRPALK, translated from the coding sequence ATGCCATCAACTTCATCACTGCAGCTGACCGTCGATGCCCAGTATTGCAGCCCCTATGCCATGTCGGTGTATGTGGCGCTGCTGGAAAAGCAACTGCCCTTTACCCTGTCGACACTGGATCTGGATGCCGGGGCCAATCATGCACCGGCTTATGCTGCCAGTTCGCTGACAGCGCGTGTGCCGGCCTTGCAGCATGGTGACTTCGTGCTCAGTGAGTCCTCGGCCATTACCGAATATCTGGACGAGCTGTTTCCCGACCCGGCTTTGTATCCGCCATCCCCCCAGGACAGGGCGCGGGCGCGGCAAATCCAGGCCTGGCTGCGCAGTGATCTGCTGCCTTTGCGACAGGAGCGTGACACCCTGGTGGTGTTCTACCGGCCAATAAGGTGCCCGCTGTCTGATGCGGCCCGGCGTGCCGCCCACAAACTGCTACGGGTGGCCGAGCAGGCATTGCCTGCCGGTGCGGACTACCTGTTTGGGCAGTGGAGTATTGTGGATGTCGATCTGGCGTTGATGCTCAACCGCTTACGGTTGAATGGCGACCCCATGCCACAGCGGCTAGCCGATTATGCGGCTTTGCAATGGCAGCGGACATCGGTACAACGCTGGCTGGATTTGCCGCGCCCAGCGCTGAAATAA
- the ilvD gene encoding dihydroxy-acid dehydratase — MPQYRSKTSTAGRNMAGARALWRATGMKDEDFGKPIIAIANSFTQFVPGHVHLHNMGQLVAREIERAGGVAKEFNTIAIDDGIAMGHGGMLYSLPSRDLIADSVEYMVNAHCADALVCISNCDKITPGMLMAAMRLNIPVIFVSGGPMEAGKVQWGNDIRKLDLVDAMVEAANSAISNEDVERVERSACPTCGSCSGMFTANSMNCLTEALGLSLPGNGSLVATHADRKELFLRAGRLIVDITKRYYEQDDASVLPRAIGSKQAFENAMSLDVAMGGSTNTVLHLLAAASEAGVDFKMADIDRISRSVPCLSKVAPATQKYHMEDVHRAGGVVAILSELDRAGLIHRDVPTIHSKTLAEGLEAWDIMRHGEDSEARRFYRAAPGGVPTTIAFSQSMRYPGVDDDRAGGCIRDKANAYSQDGGLAVLYGNIAERGCIVKTAGVDDSILKFTGRARIFESQDDAVAAILDDKIVAGDVVVIRYEGPKGGPGMQEMLYPTSYLKSKGLGKACALLTDGRFSGGTSGLSIGHVSPEAAEGGAIGLVEEGDTIEIDIPNRGIRLAVSDEALAARRAAMEARGRDAWKPVDRQRPVSAALRAYAAMTTSADTGAVRDVTQVEK; from the coding sequence ATGCCCCAATACCGTTCCAAAACCTCCACCGCCGGCCGCAACATGGCGGGTGCCCGCGCTCTGTGGCGTGCTACCGGCATGAAAGACGAGGATTTTGGCAAGCCCATCATCGCCATTGCCAACAGCTTCACCCAATTCGTGCCCGGCCATGTCCACCTGCACAATATGGGACAGCTGGTAGCGCGTGAAATCGAACGCGCCGGCGGTGTGGCCAAGGAATTCAACACCATCGCCATCGACGACGGCATCGCCATGGGCCACGGCGGCATGCTGTACAGCCTGCCCAGCCGCGACCTGATTGCCGACAGCGTGGAATACATGGTGAATGCCCACTGTGCCGACGCGCTGGTGTGCATCTCCAACTGCGACAAGATCACCCCCGGCATGCTGATGGCTGCCATGCGCCTGAACATTCCGGTGATTTTTGTTTCCGGTGGCCCGATGGAAGCGGGCAAGGTGCAGTGGGGCAACGACATCCGCAAGCTCGACCTGGTGGACGCCATGGTGGAAGCGGCCAACAGCGCCATTTCCAATGAAGATGTGGAGCGGGTTGAGCGTTCGGCCTGTCCGACTTGCGGCTCCTGCTCCGGCATGTTCACCGCCAACTCGATGAACTGTCTGACCGAAGCCCTGGGTCTGTCGCTGCCCGGCAACGGCAGCCTGGTGGCCACCCATGCCGACCGCAAGGAACTGTTCCTGCGCGCCGGTCGCCTGATCGTTGACATCACCAAGCGTTATTACGAACAGGACGACGCCAGCGTGCTGCCGCGCGCCATCGGCAGCAAGCAGGCTTTTGAAAACGCCATGAGCCTGGACGTGGCCATGGGCGGCTCCACCAATACCGTGCTGCACCTGCTGGCTGCCGCCAGCGAAGCCGGTGTCGACTTCAAGATGGCCGACATCGACCGCATCTCGCGTTCGGTGCCCTGCCTGTCCAAGGTAGCCCCGGCCACGCAGAAATATCATATGGAAGACGTGCACCGCGCTGGTGGCGTGGTGGCCATTCTGTCCGAACTGGACCGTGCCGGCCTGATCCACCGCGATGTGCCCACCATCCATAGCAAGACGCTGGCCGAGGGGCTGGAAGCCTGGGACATCATGCGTCATGGCGAAGACAGCGAAGCCCGCCGCTTCTACCGTGCAGCACCGGGCGGCGTGCCCACCACCATCGCCTTCTCCCAGTCCATGCGCTACCCGGGCGTGGATGATGACCGTGCCGGTGGCTGCATCCGCGACAAGGCCAATGCCTACTCGCAGGATGGTGGCCTGGCCGTGCTGTACGGCAATATCGCCGAGCGTGGCTGCATCGTGAAAACCGCTGGTGTGGATGACTCCATCCTCAAGTTCACCGGCCGTGCCCGCATCTTCGAAAGTCAGGATGACGCCGTTGCTGCCATCCTGGACGACAAGATTGTGGCTGGCGACGTGGTGGTCATCCGCTACGAAGGCCCCAAGGGCGGCCCTGGCATGCAGGAAATGCTTTACCCCACCAGCTATCTCAAGTCCAAGGGCTTGGGCAAGGCCTGCGCGCTGCTGACCGATGGCCGTTTCTCCGGTGGTACTTCCGGCCTGTCCATCGGCCACGTATCGCCGGAAGCAGCCGAAGGCGGTGCAATTGGTCTGGTGGAAGAGGGTGACACCATCGAGATCGACATCCCCAACCGCGGCATCCGCCTGGCCGTCAGCGACGAGGCACTGGCTGCCCGTCGCGCCGCCATGGAAGCACGTGGCCGTGACGCCTGGAAACCGGTGGATCGCCAGCGCCCGGTCAGCGCCGCCCTGCGCGCCTACGCGGCCATGACCACCAGCGCCGACACTGGTGCGGTGCGTGATGTGACCCAGGTGGAAAAATAA
- the glyA gene encoding serine hydroxymethyltransferase: MFAADQTIAKFDPELAAAIKAECQRQEDHIELIASENYTSPAVMEAQGSQLTNKYAEGYPAKRFYGGCEHVDVVEQLAIDRVKQLFGAEYANVQPHSGSQANQAVYFSILKPGDTVMGMNLGHGGHLTHGSPANLSGKMFNIVAYGLNEKEEIDYDDMERVAMETKPKLIIGGASAYALRFDFERMGQIAKKCGAYFMVDMAHYAGLIAAGVYPNPVPYADFVTSTTHKTLRGPRGGIILAKAEFEKSINSNVFPTLQGGPLMHVIAGKAIAFKEALQPEFKVYQEQVLKNADAMARALAERGLRIISGRTESHVFLVDLRPKGLTGKAADALLGRGHITVNKNAIPNDPESPFVTSGIRIGSPAITTRGFKEAEAVMVANLVADVLDNPNDDAAIARVAEQATALCHRFPVYAK; the protein is encoded by the coding sequence ATGTTTGCAGCTGACCAGACGATTGCCAAGTTCGACCCGGAACTGGCCGCCGCTATCAAGGCCGAGTGCCAACGCCAGGAAGATCATATCGAACTGATTGCTTCCGAAAACTATACCAGCCCCGCAGTGATGGAAGCCCAGGGCTCCCAGCTGACCAACAAGTATGCCGAAGGCTATCCGGCCAAGCGTTTCTATGGTGGCTGTGAACACGTAGACGTGGTCGAGCAACTGGCCATCGACCGCGTGAAGCAGCTGTTTGGTGCCGAATACGCCAATGTGCAGCCGCACTCTGGCAGCCAGGCCAACCAGGCGGTGTACTTCTCCATCCTGAAGCCGGGTGACACCGTAATGGGCATGAACCTGGGCCATGGTGGTCACCTGACCCACGGCTCTCCGGCCAACCTGTCCGGCAAGATGTTCAACATCGTGGCCTACGGTCTGAACGAGAAGGAAGAAATCGACTACGACGACATGGAACGCGTAGCGATGGAAACCAAGCCCAAGCTGATCATTGGCGGTGCTTCTGCCTACGCCCTGCGCTTCGATTTCGAACGCATGGGTCAGATCGCCAAGAAGTGCGGTGCCTACTTCATGGTCGACATGGCACACTACGCCGGTCTGATCGCTGCTGGTGTATACCCGAACCCGGTTCCGTACGCTGACTTCGTGACCTCCACCACCCACAAGACCCTGCGTGGTCCGCGTGGCGGCATCATCCTGGCCAAGGCTGAGTTCGAGAAGAGCATCAACAGCAATGTATTCCCGACCCTGCAAGGCGGCCCGCTGATGCACGTGATTGCCGGCAAGGCCATCGCTTTCAAGGAAGCGCTGCAACCGGAATTCAAGGTGTACCAGGAACAAGTGCTGAAGAACGCCGACGCCATGGCCCGCGCCCTGGCTGAACGTGGTCTGCGCATCATCTCCGGCCGCACCGAAAGCCATGTCTTCCTGGTGGACCTGCGTCCCAAGGGCCTGACCGGCAAGGCTGCCGATGCGCTGCTGGGCCGTGGTCACATCACCGTCAACAAGAACGCCATTCCGAATGACCCGGAAAGCCCGTTTGTGACTTCCGGCATCCGTATCGGCTCCCCGGCCATCACCACCCGCGGCTTCAAGGAAGCCGAAGCCGTGATGGTTGCCAACCTGGTTGCCGACGTGCTGGACAACCCGAACGACGATGCCGCCATCGCTCGTGTGGCCGAACAGGCTACCGCGCTGTGCCATCGTTTCCCGGTTTACGCCAAGTAA